The following are encoded in a window of Ferribacterium limneticum genomic DNA:
- a CDS encoding 3-hydroxyacyl-CoA dehydrogenase, whose protein sequence is MQINDKVFLVTGAGSGLGAATASALAEAGAKVVLVDLNRQAGEKMAADLGANTCFVETDVANEASAVNAINTAISKFGALHGLVNCAGVAPAEKVLGKEGPHRLESFAKVININLVGSFNMIRLAADAMMKHEPDAGGERGVIINTASVAAYEGQLGQAAYAASKGGIVALTLPVARELARSGIRCMTIAPGIMETPMLLGMPPEVQDSLNKMVPFPTRMGKPAEYAALVRHIAENAYLNGEVIRLDGAIRMGVK, encoded by the coding sequence ATGCAAATCAACGACAAGGTATTTCTGGTCACCGGTGCGGGCTCTGGTCTGGGCGCAGCGACGGCGAGTGCTTTGGCGGAAGCCGGGGCGAAGGTAGTGCTGGTCGATCTGAATCGTCAAGCTGGCGAAAAGATGGCGGCAGACCTGGGCGCGAACACCTGTTTTGTCGAAACTGATGTGGCGAACGAGGCTTCTGCGGTCAACGCGATAAATACGGCAATTTCGAAATTTGGCGCGCTGCATGGCCTGGTGAACTGCGCCGGCGTGGCGCCGGCCGAGAAGGTGCTCGGCAAGGAGGGGCCGCATCGCCTGGAGAGCTTCGCCAAGGTCATCAATATCAATCTGGTCGGCTCTTTCAACATGATCCGCCTGGCCGCCGATGCGATGATGAAGCACGAGCCGGATGCCGGTGGCGAACGCGGCGTGATCATTAATACTGCGTCGGTTGCCGCCTACGAAGGCCAGCTTGGCCAGGCCGCCTATGCGGCCTCGAAGGGCGGCATCGTCGCCCTGACCTTGCCGGTTGCTCGCGAACTGGCGCGTAGCGGTATCCGCTGCATGACCATCGCCCCGGGCATCATGGAAACGCCGATGCTGCTCGGCATGCCGCCCGAAGTGCAGGACTCCCTGAACAAGATGGTGCCGTTCCCGACACGCATGGGCAAACCGGCCGAGTACGCGGCGCTGGTCCGGCATATCGCCGAGAATGCCTACCTCAATGGCGAAGTCATTCGGCTGGATGGCGCCATCCGGATGGGCGTCAAATAA